Proteins from one uncultured Cohaesibacter sp. genomic window:
- a CDS encoding glutathione S-transferase: MPSYNTLPILYSFRRCPYAMRGRMGLFASGTAVELREIVLRDKPAHMLEISPKGTVPVLLLPDGTVIDESLDIMLWALKQNDPQDWLSPEEETLDDMLALIAELDGSFKHHLDRYKYSSRYENADEVVHRSMAMVALASLQARLELSPHLFGSRPSLADIALFPFVRQFANTDRDWFDTNAPIALRKWLVGHETSELFMSIFCKWPVWKEGDPVTLFPAPEHP; the protein is encoded by the coding sequence ATGCCTAGCTACAATACCCTTCCCATTCTCTATTCCTTTCGACGCTGCCCCTATGCCATGCGCGGACGAATGGGGCTGTTTGCGTCTGGCACTGCTGTTGAACTCAGAGAGATTGTTCTAAGGGACAAACCGGCCCATATGCTGGAAATCTCTCCCAAGGGCACGGTACCGGTGCTGCTCTTGCCAGACGGGACGGTGATCGATGAGAGCCTTGATATCATGCTCTGGGCCCTCAAACAGAATGACCCGCAGGACTGGCTCTCGCCAGAAGAAGAGACGCTGGATGACATGCTGGCCCTGATTGCGGAGCTAGATGGCTCCTTCAAGCATCATCTGGACCGCTACAAATATTCAAGTCGATATGAGAATGCCGATGAGGTAGTGCATCGGTCCATGGCCATGGTGGCTCTGGCCTCGCTACAGGCGCGCCTTGAGCTTTCACCGCATTTGTTCGGCTCGCGCCCGAGCCTTGCCGATATCGCGCTTTTTCCATTTGTTCGGCAATTTGCCAATACCGACCGGGACTGGTTTGATACCAATGCACCAATAGCCCTGCGTAAGTGGCTGGTCGGGCATGAAACGTCCGAATTGTTCATGAGCATTTTCTGCAAGTGGCCTGTGTGGAAGGAAGGCGACCCCGTTACACTGTTCCCTGCTCCCGAGCACCCTTGA
- a CDS encoding ion transporter, producing MLDRIKTILGSRPFELGITGLIVLNAITLALETWPAAEARFGGLFHIVDRTILVVFVVEIAMRLLVHRLRFFTDPWSLFDFSVVAVSLMPTTGALSVLRAFRVLRVLRLISFVPSLRRVVGALLEALPGLGSITLLLGLLYFVFAVMATKLYGAEFPDWFGNLGESAYTLFQVMTLESWSMGIVRPVMEAHPYAWLFFVPFILATSFTVLNLFIGIIVSAMQSEHEATAEADRAALHSETEGVMAEVKALRTEISELRALIKAQGSGK from the coding sequence ATGTTGGACCGCATCAAAACAATTCTCGGCTCCCGGCCCTTCGAACTTGGCATTACCGGGCTTATCGTTCTGAATGCGATCACGCTGGCGCTGGAAACTTGGCCTGCGGCGGAAGCCCGTTTTGGTGGCCTGTTCCATATTGTCGATCGGACCATTCTCGTGGTCTTTGTGGTGGAAATAGCCATGCGGCTGCTGGTTCACCGGCTGCGCTTTTTCACCGATCCATGGTCCCTGTTTGATTTCTCGGTGGTGGCCGTTTCCCTGATGCCGACGACCGGCGCACTTTCGGTGTTGCGTGCCTTCAGAGTGCTACGTGTTCTGCGGCTTATCAGTTTCGTGCCATCCTTGCGGCGCGTGGTGGGTGCGTTGCTCGAGGCGCTGCCCGGTCTGGGGTCTATCACCTTGCTTCTGGGCTTGCTCTATTTCGTGTTCGCCGTGATGGCGACCAAGCTTTATGGCGCAGAGTTCCCCGACTGGTTCGGCAACCTTGGCGAGTCGGCCTATACGCTGTTTCAGGTAATGACGCTGGAAAGCTGGTCCATGGGCATCGTGCGACCGGTTATGGAAGCCCATCCCTATGCCTGGCTCTTCTTTGTGCCCTTCATTCTTGCGACCTCCTTTACGGTGTTGAACCTCTTTATCGGTATCATCGTTTCGGCGATGCAGTCTGAACATGAAGCCACGGCAGAAGCTGACCGTGCGGCGCTGCATTCGGAGACCGAAGGTGTGATGGCTGAGGTGAAGGCCTTGCGCACCGAGATTTCCGAGCTGCGCGCGCTAATCAAGGCGCAAGGCAGCGGCAAGTAA
- a CDS encoding DUF2332 domain-containing protein, which translates to MMTMESLAEIYRTFAKREASGISPTYEAYAYSVAESGTLLELLLQLPSGKQQPNLLFAATRHVIGLPDHGEDFSQHVLRAWEEIMPVVLSRSTQTNEPGRCACFLPAFAQIEGPLSILEVGASAGLCLLPDLYGYDYGQSVLAPARPDGPIFPCKASAQTPLPQAHPQIAWRAGLDLNPLDVGKEEDMSWLKTLVWPEQKARRTRLEAAIEIAKSHPPRVVTGDLIAQTEALASEAPYGTRLVIFHTAVLNYVSPETRKEFAVLVKDLGAEWLANESVRTLPDVAPASILEAHPGAFVLSRNGRAIACTGPHGQFVEWL; encoded by the coding sequence ATGATGACGATGGAATCGCTCGCCGAGATCTACCGCACCTTCGCCAAGCGCGAAGCCAGCGGCATCTCTCCGACCTATGAAGCCTATGCCTATTCGGTAGCCGAAAGCGGGACACTTCTTGAGTTGCTTTTGCAGCTCCCTTCGGGCAAGCAACAGCCTAACCTGCTATTTGCCGCAACTCGCCATGTGATCGGACTGCCCGATCACGGAGAGGACTTTTCTCAGCATGTGCTAAGGGCCTGGGAGGAGATCATGCCGGTCGTTCTGTCTCGCTCAACGCAGACCAATGAACCGGGGCGTTGTGCCTGTTTTCTGCCAGCCTTCGCACAGATCGAGGGTCCCCTTTCAATCCTTGAGGTCGGGGCATCCGCTGGCCTTTGCCTGTTGCCAGACCTATATGGCTACGACTATGGACAATCGGTTCTGGCCCCGGCTAGGCCGGATGGTCCCATCTTCCCTTGCAAAGCCTCGGCACAAACGCCGCTCCCGCAGGCCCATCCACAAATCGCTTGGCGAGCGGGGCTGGATCTCAATCCCCTGGATGTTGGCAAGGAAGAAGACATGAGCTGGCTGAAGACGCTTGTCTGGCCGGAACAGAAAGCACGGCGCACTAGGCTGGAAGCAGCGATCGAGATAGCAAAGAGCCATCCGCCCCGCGTCGTCACCGGTGATCTTATTGCGCAGACTGAAGCCCTAGCCTCTGAGGCCCCGTACGGAACGCGTCTCGTTATCTTCCATACGGCTGTGCTGAACTATGTCTCACCGGAGACGCGAAAGGAATTTGCAGTGCTGGTGAAAGATCTTGGAGCAGAATGGCTGGCCAATGAAAGCGTGCGTACGCTTCCCGATGTGGCACCCGCTTCAATTCTCGAGGCTCATCCGGGCGCCTTTGTCCTGTCTCGCAATGGACGCGCGATTGCCTGCACCGGTCCGCATGGCCAGTTTGTCGAGTGGCTGTGA
- a CDS encoding LysE family translocator, whose translation MIQTVMELVVFLFPLAYSPGPGNMFFAANGARFGFRATMPANLGYHIATWLVTAAIGFGFLAVMEQIPHLLGYLKVAGSLYVFWIAWTLLTAGVWKESATPKAAGFGDGALLLVLNLKAYVIIALMFTQFLEGDSGEQTGQITLITTVFTVNNMVAFVLWTLTGDALASVFRSPHSSRHLNLLFGGLLAGVALWMLVS comes from the coding sequence ATGATACAAACAGTGATGGAACTCGTCGTCTTCCTCTTCCCGCTCGCCTATAGCCCGGGGCCAGGCAATATGTTCTTTGCCGCAAATGGTGCAAGATTCGGCTTTAGGGCGACGATGCCGGCAAATCTCGGCTATCACATCGCCACATGGCTGGTGACTGCCGCAATCGGGTTTGGCTTTCTGGCGGTAATGGAGCAGATCCCCCACTTGCTGGGTTATCTCAAAGTGGCTGGATCTCTCTATGTGTTCTGGATTGCCTGGACCCTGCTAACGGCCGGTGTCTGGAAGGAGAGTGCAACGCCAAAAGCTGCGGGCTTTGGCGATGGTGCGTTGCTACTGGTGCTAAATCTCAAAGCCTACGTCATCATTGCCTTGATGTTTACGCAGTTTCTCGAAGGGGACAGCGGTGAGCAGACTGGCCAGATTACGCTCATAACAACCGTGTTCACGGTCAACAATATGGTCGCCTTTGTGCTTTGGACCCTGACGGGAGACGCTCTTGCGAGCGTCTTTCGCTCACCCCATAGCTCAAGACACCTGAATTTGCTGTTCGGGGGCCTCTTGGCCGGGGTTGCCTTATGGATGTTGGTCTCGTGA
- a CDS encoding nucleoside hydrolase, whose protein sequence is MKLIIDTDPGIDDALAIAYAALHPDIELIGLTTIFGNVTTEQATRNALYLAEKMELSIPVASGAEKPLALPPFAPKTRVHGLEGLGHLPAPAPTGTASPLTAAQFLCEMAERHRGELVICPIGPITNIARALQMDRNFAQNVDKIVFMGGALDVRGNVSPYAEANAFHDPHALDVVLASGANVTMVGLDVTLKVLLDEQDFSHIATRKNPIGPFLKELGAFYLDFYKSIGLSGCGLHDPMAIIAALYPGLFTMESMALEAVMEGEASGQTCRSQSKTRLPSLVALGCDADAIRHTFFSVFDQEDYPVL, encoded by the coding sequence GTGAAGCTGATTATTGATACGGACCCGGGCATTGATGATGCCCTGGCCATTGCCTATGCCGCCCTGCATCCCGACATCGAGTTGATTGGTCTGACCACGATTTTTGGCAATGTGACCACAGAGCAGGCGACTCGCAACGCTCTCTATCTTGCGGAAAAAATGGAACTTTCCATTCCCGTTGCATCCGGGGCTGAAAAGCCTTTGGCGCTTCCTCCCTTTGCTCCCAAAACACGGGTTCATGGCCTTGAAGGACTGGGCCATTTGCCTGCTCCCGCCCCCACAGGCACAGCCAGCCCGCTGACCGCGGCGCAATTTCTATGCGAGATGGCAGAGCGCCACCGGGGGGAGTTGGTCATTTGCCCGATCGGCCCGATCACCAATATCGCCCGTGCTCTCCAAATGGATAGAAACTTTGCACAAAATGTGGACAAGATCGTTTTCATGGGTGGAGCGCTGGATGTGCGCGGCAATGTTTCCCCCTATGCAGAGGCCAATGCCTTCCATGATCCCCATGCGCTGGACGTCGTTTTGGCCTCAGGGGCAAATGTCACCATGGTGGGTCTTGATGTGACGCTCAAAGTGCTTCTTGATGAGCAGGACTTCAGTCATATTGCCACAAGAAAGAACCCGATTGGCCCGTTTCTCAAAGAACTCGGGGCCTTCTATCTGGACTTTTATAAAAGCATTGGCCTGTCCGGTTGCGGCCTGCATGATCCAATGGCGATCATCGCGGCTCTTTATCCGGGGCTTTTCACCATGGAGTCCATGGCGCTTGAAGCCGTCATGGAAGGGGAAGCCAGCGGTCAAACGTGCCGCAGTCAATCCAAGACCCGCTTGCCGTCTCTCGTCGCCCTTGGCTGCGATGCGGATGCAATTCGGCACACCTTTTTCTCCGTGTTCGACCAGGAAGACTATCCTGTGCTTTAA
- a CDS encoding ABC transporter substrate-binding protein: protein MLSFSSSIRATTVAIALTLPAFAHAQDTLVVSNWGYSNNFYQPFVFEPFEKAHNVKIVTESGGAPERLNKARIRGGVDVILLTDKFSQIGINQGAFETIDSSKLTHLDELYEVAKHPQGEYGPAYTFGRYGIVYDKTRTDTPITSWCDLWRDDFKDSVAMPAFNTTGGPLTVMMAAKCAGTDAFKDPEGAFAKMAELKPNIVKTFSSGSELTNLLSTGEAFIGLAQDYAFPAIKAANPNIGWAELDEGDFAMMNTYNIPKNSKNKELALKFIDFSISAQVQKDGAVELGAGSGPINKTVELTDEQASGLVYGQDQVEKMQTTPIKELLEVNDDWEKLWNKTFGF, encoded by the coding sequence ATGCTGTCTTTTTCTTCTTCCATCCGCGCAACGACTGTTGCGATCGCTCTGACCCTTCCTGCTTTCGCGCATGCGCAAGATACACTGGTGGTCTCCAACTGGGGCTATTCTAACAATTTCTACCAGCCCTTCGTGTTTGAGCCATTCGAAAAAGCACACAATGTCAAGATTGTAACGGAAAGCGGCGGCGCCCCGGAACGCCTGAACAAGGCTCGCATTCGCGGCGGTGTCGACGTTATCCTGCTGACCGACAAATTTTCCCAGATCGGCATCAACCAGGGCGCTTTCGAGACTATTGATTCTTCCAAGCTGACCCATCTTGATGAGCTGTATGAAGTGGCCAAGCATCCGCAGGGTGAATATGGTCCGGCCTACACCTTCGGTCGCTATGGCATTGTCTATGACAAGACCCGCACCGACACGCCGATCACATCCTGGTGCGATCTGTGGCGTGATGATTTCAAAGACTCTGTCGCCATGCCAGCCTTCAACACCACCGGAGGTCCGCTCACCGTGATGATGGCTGCAAAATGCGCAGGCACAGATGCCTTCAAGGATCCTGAAGGTGCTTTTGCCAAAATGGCCGAGTTGAAGCCGAATATCGTCAAGACCTTCTCTTCAGGCTCCGAGCTGACCAACCTGCTGTCCACCGGCGAAGCCTTTATCGGCCTTGCTCAGGATTATGCCTTCCCTGCCATCAAGGCTGCCAACCCGAATATCGGTTGGGCGGAGCTTGACGAAGGCGACTTCGCCATGATGAACACCTACAACATTCCGAAAAATTCCAAGAACAAGGAATTAGCGCTGAAATTCATCGATTTCTCGATCTCCGCGCAGGTGCAGAAAGACGGAGCTGTCGAACTCGGCGCAGGGTCTGGCCCGATCAACAAAACGGTAGAATTGACCGACGAACAGGCTAGCGGCCTGGTTTACGGACAGGATCAGGTTGAGAAAATGCAGACCACTCCCATCAAGGAACTGCTTGAAGTGAATGATGATTGGGAAAAACTCTGGAACAAGACATTCGGGTTCTGA
- a CDS encoding ABC transporter permease, translating into MAALGPWLLVLPATMLLFLLLVLPVAGTLKESFDGASGGLLDNYQAFFADEFNRVVLIRSFKIAFMSTFVSLVAGFLGAYMIANASPNLKRVLLILSVFPLLTSVVVRSFSFMAILGRNGVVNTLFLKIGLIDQPLELLFTQGAVVAGLAYLFTPLMILSLVGVLENIDDDLYAAAGSLGASPVGVFFQVTLPLAVPGMIVGSILVFTGSLATFVTPVLLGGEQQMTLSTLLYRKAMISFDWAAANTIAAIMMAITITCVIAMGAIANRIAAGRKMR; encoded by the coding sequence ATGGCCGCTTTGGGCCCATGGTTGCTGGTTCTGCCAGCAACCATGTTGCTTTTTCTGCTCCTTGTGTTGCCCGTTGCTGGCACGCTCAAGGAGAGCTTTGACGGTGCGTCAGGCGGCTTGTTGGACAACTATCAGGCATTCTTTGCCGATGAGTTCAATCGCGTTGTTCTGATCCGCAGCTTCAAGATTGCTTTCATGTCCACGTTCGTGTCACTCGTGGCAGGCTTCCTGGGCGCTTATATGATCGCCAATGCCTCACCCAACCTCAAGCGCGTGTTGTTGATCCTGTCGGTCTTCCCGCTGCTGACCAGTGTTGTTGTGCGGTCTTTCTCCTTCATGGCGATCCTTGGGCGTAACGGGGTGGTCAACACGCTCTTCCTCAAGATCGGGTTGATCGACCAGCCGCTGGAACTGCTGTTCACGCAAGGCGCGGTGGTGGCTGGTCTTGCCTATCTCTTCACACCCCTGATGATCCTGTCGCTGGTTGGCGTGTTGGAAAATATCGACGACGATCTTTATGCCGCTGCGGGCTCGCTTGGCGCCAGCCCGGTTGGTGTCTTCTTTCAGGTGACGCTGCCGCTTGCGGTGCCGGGCATGATCGTTGGTTCGATCCTTGTCTTTACCGGCAGTCTGGCGACCTTCGTTACGCCCGTTCTGCTTGGCGGCGAACAACAGATGACCCTGTCTACCCTGCTTTATCGCAAGGCAATGATTTCATTTGACTGGGCTGCGGCCAATACCATCGCTGCGATCATGATGGCCATCACCATCACATGCGTGATTGCCATGGGGGCAATTGCGAACCGGATTGCCGCGGGGAGGAAAATGCGATGA
- a CDS encoding ABC transporter permease: MSARKINPLSKIAGWLVVFYLAGPIIIVIGTSVSDTPFLAFPPQGFTLKWYHKVFELNNFVESFITSMEVAFGGTMIALIAGLAAAYALSRYKVRLPGWYGSIFFLPFFIPEIVFGFSMLKTLIVQFELPILPSLMLGHAILCLPYIVRVIGASLAGFDFSIQEAAVSLGMHPVKAFWSIVLPNIRSGVIAGAVLAFITSLNDMAVALFLTGPGVSTLPIEVFTYVQQFFDPTVSAVSVLLMAVTIGVMALIERSLGLSKTIK, from the coding sequence ATGAGCGCCAGAAAGATCAATCCTCTCTCCAAAATCGCAGGCTGGCTGGTGGTCTTCTATCTGGCCGGACCGATCATCATCGTGATCGGCACCTCTGTCAGCGATACGCCTTTTCTTGCCTTTCCGCCTCAGGGCTTTACGCTGAAATGGTATCACAAGGTTTTCGAGCTCAACAATTTTGTTGAAAGCTTCATCACGTCCATGGAAGTGGCGTTCGGCGGAACAATGATTGCGCTGATCGCAGGCCTTGCCGCAGCCTATGCCCTGTCGCGCTATAAGGTGCGGCTGCCCGGCTGGTATGGCTCCATCTTCTTCCTGCCCTTCTTCATCCCCGAGATCGTGTTCGGCTTTTCCATGCTCAAGACACTGATCGTGCAGTTCGAGTTGCCGATCCTGCCTTCACTGATGCTGGGCCACGCAATCCTGTGCCTGCCCTATATCGTTCGCGTCATAGGGGCGAGCCTTGCGGGGTTCGATTTCTCCATTCAGGAAGCGGCCGTCAGCCTTGGCATGCATCCGGTCAAGGCCTTCTGGTCCATCGTGCTGCCCAACATCCGCTCCGGCGTCATCGCGGGTGCCGTGTTGGCCTTCATTACTTCGCTGAACGACATGGCGGTGGCCCTGTTTCTTACAGGACCGGGGGTTTCCACCTTGCCGATTGAAGTCTTCACCTATGTTCAGCAGTTTTTCGATCCGACCGTCAGCGCCGTGTCCGTGCTGCTCATGGCTGTGACCATTGGTGTCATGGCTCTCATCGAGCGCAGTCTGGGCCTGTCCAAGACGATTAAATAG
- a CDS encoding ABC transporter ATP-binding protein: protein MAQNAVILQDLVAHYGPTQVLHGLNLTIAEGELVSLLGSSGCGKTTTLRLLAGFLQPTSGQITVAGKDVTKLPPHKRDAGIVFQNYALFPHLSVAENVGFGLKQRKVAAAERKARVDAMLERVGLVEYANRLPAALSGGQRQRVALARALAINPPLLMFDEPLSNLDAKLRVDMRVEIRELQKANGRTAIYVTHDQEEAFSISDRVAIMNAGRIVQLDTPEVLYRRPNSAFVARFVGFDNLIEMKVVKREGDLVTAEVEGGALITLSQAETGPLEDRFVVGARPEGIELTDDPSNAIAGKLLTRSYLGRSYQYKVDTPTGMLIANAPLTQLHEEGGAINLKFNFEHCCILPVEEN, encoded by the coding sequence ATGGCACAGAACGCCGTTATCCTACAAGATCTTGTCGCTCACTATGGCCCGACGCAGGTGCTGCACGGGCTTAACCTGACCATTGCCGAGGGCGAGCTGGTTTCCTTGCTTGGCTCTTCTGGGTGCGGCAAGACCACGACCCTGCGCCTGCTGGCGGGCTTCCTTCAGCCAACCAGCGGCCAGATCACTGTTGCGGGCAAGGATGTCACCAAGCTGCCGCCGCATAAGCGCGACGCGGGCATCGTGTTCCAGAATTACGCCCTTTTCCCCCATCTCTCTGTGGCTGAGAATGTGGGGTTCGGGCTTAAACAGCGCAAGGTGGCAGCGGCGGAACGCAAGGCCCGTGTGGATGCCATGCTGGAGCGTGTGGGACTTGTTGAATATGCCAATCGCCTGCCAGCGGCTCTTTCTGGCGGTCAGCGTCAGCGCGTGGCCTTGGCACGTGCTCTGGCCATCAATCCACCGCTGTTGATGTTTGATGAACCGCTCTCGAACCTTGATGCCAAGCTGCGCGTGGATATGCGCGTGGAAATTCGCGAGCTGCAAAAGGCCAATGGCCGCACCGCCATTTACGTGACCCACGATCAGGAAGAGGCTTTCTCCATTTCCGACCGTGTTGCCATCATGAATGCAGGCCGCATCGTCCAGCTTGATACCCCCGAAGTGCTCTATCGTCGCCCCAACAGCGCTTTTGTCGCCCGTTTCGTCGGCTTTGACAATCTCATCGAGATGAAAGTGGTCAAACGCGAAGGCGATCTGGTCACGGCAGAAGTCGAGGGCGGGGCATTGATCACCCTGTCGCAGGCCGAAACCGGCCCGCTTGAGGATCGCTTCGTTGTTGGTGCGCGCCCCGAGGGCATAGAGCTTACGGATGATCCTTCCAACGCCATCGCCGGCAAGCTTTTGACCCGCTCCTATCTTGGCCGCTCCTATCAATATAAGGTCGATACGCCGACTGGTATGCTGATTGCCAATGCCCCGCTGACGCAATTGCATGAAGAGGGTGGTGCCATCAATCTGAAATTCAATTTCGAGCATTGCTGCATTCTGCCGGTAGAGGAAAACTGA
- a CDS encoding N-carbamoyl-D-amino-acid hydrolase has protein sequence MSRSIVAAAAQLGPIQRSDDRKSVVKRLIALLEEAASRGAELVVFPELALTTFFPRWHLTDREEIDAFYEKQMPGPETQPLFDAAKRLGIGFYLGYAEIAVEDGETNHYNTAILVDRAGTIVGKYRKVHLPGWDEPQADLEAQHLEKYFFKPGNFGFKVWKTMGTRIGMCICNDRRWAETYRVMALKGAEMILVGYNTPIDHTGVYDFDSLTEFHNQLSIQAGAYQNSTWVVATAKAGLEEGSNMIGQSMIVAPSGQIAAMALGTGDEVITARCDLDMAALYRRTIFDFARHREPKHYGIITQTKGPIISDDDEA, from the coding sequence ATGTCCCGTTCCATTGTTGCCGCCGCCGCACAGCTGGGGCCCATACAGCGCAGTGATGACCGCAAGTCTGTTGTCAAGCGCCTCATTGCCTTGCTGGAAGAAGCTGCGAGCCGGGGCGCTGAGCTGGTTGTCTTCCCCGAATTGGCGCTGACCACTTTCTTCCCCCGCTGGCACCTGACCGACAGGGAAGAAATCGATGCCTTCTATGAAAAGCAGATGCCGGGGCCGGAAACCCAGCCCCTGTTCGATGCCGCCAAGCGGCTTGGTATTGGCTTCTATCTCGGCTATGCCGAAATTGCCGTCGAAGACGGAGAGACCAACCATTACAACACCGCCATATTGGTGGATCGGGCTGGCACAATTGTCGGCAAATATCGCAAGGTCCATCTGCCCGGATGGGACGAGCCGCAAGCTGATCTGGAAGCCCAGCATCTGGAGAAATATTTCTTCAAGCCGGGCAATTTTGGCTTCAAGGTCTGGAAGACCATGGGCACCCGTATCGGCATGTGCATTTGCAATGACCGGCGCTGGGCGGAAACCTATCGCGTGATGGCCCTAAAGGGCGCGGAAATGATCCTTGTGGGCTATAACACCCCCATTGATCACACCGGCGTCTATGATTTTGACAGCCTTACGGAATTCCACAATCAGCTCTCCATTCAGGCCGGGGCCTACCAGAATTCCACCTGGGTTGTCGCAACCGCCAAGGCTGGTTTGGAAGAAGGCTCCAACATGATCGGCCAGTCGATGATCGTTGCGCCTTCCGGTCAGATTGCTGCCATGGCTCTGGGCACGGGCGACGAGGTGATCACTGCGCGGTGCGACCTTGATATGGCTGCGCTCTACCGCCGGACCATCTTCGACTTTGCCCGCCATCGCGAGCCAAAGCATTATGGTATCATCACCCAGACCAAGGGACCGATCATCAGCGATGATGACGAGGCCTGA
- a CDS encoding XRE family transcriptional regulator: MSRHKGDSTVSVDQDMSFVKPEERQSSVSQIISDLRKKNGWTLAEMSKRTGVSISSLSKIENGQSQPAYSVLTRLASGLDVDFAELVGAEAPKQRCVGAARTISRAGEGKKLSNDMGLYELLSTELAAKLLQPMVIEVNPRVSGHPAPQSAHSGEEFVYVLEGDVIFEMDPYAPTLMSTGDSVYFDAAQTHSFYAVGPKTGRILSICSADTVDLLTKNLDKK, from the coding sequence ATGAGCCGACACAAAGGGGATAGCACCGTGTCCGTGGACCAAGACATGTCATTTGTGAAACCGGAGGAGAGACAATCCTCCGTGTCCCAGATCATTTCGGACTTGCGCAAGAAGAACGGTTGGACTCTGGCTGAAATGTCCAAGCGGACCGGCGTTTCCATCTCCTCTTTGTCGAAAATCGAAAATGGTCAGAGCCAACCGGCCTATAGCGTTCTGACTCGTCTGGCCTCCGGCCTTGATGTCGATTTTGCCGAGCTGGTGGGAGCAGAAGCCCCCAAGCAGCGCTGTGTCGGTGCCGCACGCACCATCAGCCGGGCAGGGGAGGGCAAGAAGCTCTCCAATGACATGGGGCTCTATGAATTGCTCTCGACCGAGCTGGCGGCCAAGCTGCTCCAGCCCATGGTCATCGAGGTCAATCCACGCGTCAGCGGACATCCGGCACCGCAAAGCGCCCATTCGGGCGAAGAGTTCGTCTATGTGCTCGAAGGGGATGTCATTTTCGAGATGGACCCTTACGCACCGACGCTGATGTCGACCGGCGACTCGGTCTATTTCGATGCAGCCCAGACCCATAGCTTCTATGCTGTGGGCCCCAAGACAGGGCGCATCCTGTCCATTTGCTCGGCTGATACCGTTGACCTGCTGACAAAAAATCTGGATAAAAAATGA